One Candidatus Dependentiae bacterium genomic window, TTAATTAACGCAACCGGAGTTTTTTTACCGCCTTTTTGAAGAACCAAATCAGCTATGGCTTTATTCTTATCGCCTGATCGTAACGCTTCTTCCATATCTGCAACAAATTGATTTTTGAATTTCTTGTTCAATAATAAGGTCTTAATATCATTTTTAACTTTAGCAAATGGCACATATGTGCGCTCTTTCCTATCAACGCGTTGAATAATTTCAAAGCCATTTGTAGTGCGAATTACTGATGAAATATCGCCATTGTTTTTAAGTAGAAATGCCGCACGCTCTAATTCACGATCTTTGTCTGAACGCGTAACCCATTGTATAAGGTTTTCTTTGTCTTCAGAGATATCTTTTGCTTTGGCAGCAAATTGATCAGGATTAGCTAACAATTCACGGCGCAGCTCTTCTGCTTGAGTATGCGCATTAACGGCAGACAATTCATTATCTACCTTAAACAAAATACGTCTAACTTGTACTTGAGTTGGATTATCAACATAATCGGTAGTTTTATGGTCTTCATAATAGGACTGCATAGCACTATCATCTATAGCAATTCCATAAGTTTCAGGGCTGAATTTCCATTTAATACCAGCGCGTTTTTCTGGCACCCAGTACCTACGTTGTGCACTATTTTGTTTATCAAAAAAAGCTTGCAATTCTTGATCTGATACTGATTTTTCACGTGCATTTTTTAAATATTTATCAAATGAAAGTCCGAGTATAGCAAATTTTTTGCCCAACTTTTCATTAATATATGATTGGCGCACTTGTGCATCGGTAGCATAATTACCGACAGCAATAATACTCATCACCGTATTGCGTGCGATAGCATTTTTAACCGCTAGATTAAAGTCGCCCACAGACATACCTATTTGTTTAAGGTGACGTTTGAGCGCTAACTGATTAATAGAGCCAGTAGCATCAAAAACATATCCTGGAACCAACCCACTCAATTCTTGCTGAACAAATCGTTGATTCTGTAATTGCTCTTTAACTAAATCATCATGAATTTCTATACCTATCGCCGCAGCAACTTGATTTATAAGTTCATCCTGAACAGCAAACCTAAACGCTGTTTCGCGTGGATCAGAACTCATGCCCATTGATTGTAAGAGTGCATCTGCATACGGCCCATACTGTTGTTTGAAAAATGAAATATATTGCTGCTGTTCTATAACTTTTTGTCTGAATTGAGCAAATGAAATAGTATCGTTATTAACTTGAACAACCCATTCATCAATCTTGTTTGACAAACCGCTAAAAACCGGTGGTAATACCATAGCGATAATTAAGCCCGCAACGGTAAACCATAACACAGTTCGATAAGAATCTGTTTTCATGTAACGTCTAATGTCGATGATCATTGTGTGCTACCTTTCTTGCTACTAACAGGTTACAATTTGTATATCTTTTATTTTTTCTTTTTCTTTAATTCTTTCAACAATACGTAAAAGTTCATTTTTGTTAGCATACGGTTCAGTAACTACCTGGTACCATGATACTACTTTACCTTTAGAGGTTTTGCTTTTACGAGTTTTTATAGTGGTTGTAATACCATTTTCTTCCATACGCTGTACAAAGTTATTAGCCGCACGTGAAGTTCCAAAGCCTATCAACTGTGCATAAAAACGTTCTTTTGATAGAGTTGGTTCAACAATAGAAGCTTTATCATTATTTTCGTGAGCAACAGCAATAGAACTTGCATCAATATCAACTGTTTGTGCAGGTTCAATAGATTCATCTTGCGTTATTACGAAATTCTCATCTTTTTCTTGTGGCGTTACACACAATGATGCATAAATCTGATCGGTAAAAGATTCTTGCTCTACTCTATGCGTAAAATCTTCTGCTCCAAAATGGATACCAAAAAAATAGCCTCCCAAAAAAGACATAAATGGAATAAGCATGATAAATGCTACAATAGTACTCAGTTGACGATTAGGTACAAATAATCCATGCGTACTCGTGCAAACGCATTTTTTTTCTTCGAATGACTCTCGCTTTTTTTGTTCATTATTATATTCGTTCATTGTAGCTACACACCTTACTTTTGATAGGTTAATTTAATAGCTTATTAATATACTCTTCAAGATTAGTGAACGTCAAGTTGACCTCATCAAGCTCAATACCAAATCCATTGGCGTGAGTACGCAGGTAATGTTCATGTGAATGAATAAGATCACGCTGCAACATACGCCAATACGTCAGTTGTCTTTTTGCATAATGACGTGTTCTTTTTTGAATCAAGCTAATGGTATGTTGAAAGCTTTCAGTTGTGTGCTCACCAGTAAAATATCGTATCAAATCATCATAACCAATAATTTTTTTATCAAGAATAAATGGTTCCCATGCGGTACCCATCAATGCGCGTACTTCATCAAGCCATCCTGCTTCTATCATTGTATGCACTCGCTCATTAATACGTGTATACAATTCGTTTCGTTCGCGGTTTAAAAATATAATACGATATGGCGCGACTGGTATGTAACGTGGCAGATATTCTGAAGGCTTGCGCCCCGTTGATTGCCAAATAGATAAAGCACGTTTAATTCGATATACATCATGTTTGTGAATTTTTTGTGCTCGTTCAGGATCAATTGCATAGAGATCTTGCCATAAATTCTGTGCTGATATTTCTTCATCGGGTATATACTCAGCAAGATCTTCAACGCTCGGTGGAAAAAAAAGAGAACGCAAATAAAAACCAGAACCGCCAACTAGAATAGGCAGCCTGTCTCGTTCCCATATTTCTTTAATGAGCGGAATAACCGCATCACGATATTCTTGAACAGAATAGTTACGTGGCGTATCAATAATATCAAACAAGTGATGAGGCGTAGATTCAGAACGCCAATTAGGTTTAGCAGTACCTATGGTTAGCGGGGTATACAACTGTCCCATATCAAGATTAATAATTTCTGAAGGTAATTGCTGTGCAATAATCTGCGCACAATCAGTTTTGCCAACACCGGTCGGACCATAAATAATCAAAATGCTTTTTGTTTTTTGTATACTCATTAAACAAACCTTATAAAAGAGGGCCTGTTCAGTACAGACCCTCTTTTTATTCCTGTCATGTGCTTGTACGTACTTTATGGTACTAATGAGCGCACACGCTCTATTGCTTGATCTGGTTGAATCTCTTCAACTATCGCTATCTCTTCTACCAATAATGCTTCAGTTTGATGCATTAAATTACGCTCTCCGAATGATAATTCTTTGCGTGCTGAAATATGCTTTAAATCTCTGTATATGGCACCAATTTTATGCAAATCACCGGTACGTAATTGTCCCTGGTATTCTTTGTTGCGTTTGCTCCAATTGACAACAGGCTGATCTGGATTTTGTTCTTTAACCGGTTCTGCAAGAAACTTGAAAATGTCCTGTATGCGTTTATTGGAACTTAATGGGCGAATACCAACTGCGGTTGCATTATTTTCTGGTACCAAGATAGTCATATCTTTGTTGATGAATTTCAATTCTAAAAAGTTCGTAACGGTATCACCAGTACGCTTTTTGACTATGCGGTTAATTTCTGCTACACCATGACCAGGGTAAACAACTTTTTCTTTCAAAGAGAACATGATGTTACCCCTTCCTTAGTTAAAGAAAGCTCAACACCAAAACAAAGTTTCACCCTGTGCCAATGATCATACCATAAAAATTTTAATTTTGCATCGGTCTGGTTGAACTGTGCAGTTAACAATAGTCTATAGTTTTATTACACTGTAAATTACATGTTAGAAATTAACTAGGAATTATATGAGCACTCTCTATAAATCTTTTTTGCGCAATGCATGGTGGAACACCATAGAATCGATTGTATACCATGGGACACTCATGTCCCATCAATGGTTAGTATTTAATACCATGCCACGTGAAACCTATGGGTTAGCAGGCATTTTGTTTTCCATTATCTATTTGAGTATATCACTCATCAATATGGGATTCGATCATGCAGTCGGCACCCATTGGCAAGAAGCATGCCTGAGCAAAAAACATTTTATATACCATGTATGGTATCAACTAATTCCCAACTATATAGTAATTATAATTGTCACATCTGGATTGTTGCTCAGTGGAATCTACTATCCATACATAAATACCTCTTTGGTTTTGATACTGGCTGCAATCATAGGTTCAGAAAGCA contains:
- a CDS encoding SurA N-terminal domain-containing protein gives rise to the protein MIIDIRRYMKTDSYRTVLWFTVAGLIIAMVLPPVFSGLSNKIDEWVVQVNNDTISFAQFRQKVIEQQQYISFFKQQYGPYADALLQSMGMSSDPRETAFRFAVQDELINQVAAAIGIEIHDDLVKEQLQNQRFVQQELSGLVPGYVFDATGSINQLALKRHLKQIGMSVGDFNLAVKNAIARNTVMSIIAVGNYATDAQVRQSYINEKLGKKFAILGLSFDKYLKNAREKSVSDQELQAFFDKQNSAQRRYWVPEKRAGIKWKFSPETYGIAIDDSAMQSYYEDHKTTDYVDNPTQVQVRRILFKVDNELSAVNAHTQAEELRRELLANPDQFAAKAKDISEDKENLIQWVTRSDKDRELERAAFLLKNNGDISSVIRTTNGFEIIQRVDRKERTYVPFAKVKNDIKTLLLNKKFKNQFVADMEEALRSGDKNKAIADLVLQKGGKKTPVALINNDNTPLARALFGTKKDDMNFYVEGNEGYAIQVETIQERYLPSLDSIKKTVLDDLHEDQAMRSLQDDIVKAKDMIHSGHSLEQVKNALGGTISHTPWIKRDEAEAAKIFEQYELNPERALQLEKIGALLTHSSGKNAVLVQLNAVQEIDPIEFASQRAEMARTIDQEQIPLILQGFVASLRKNATIKVNESALNLYQ
- a CDS encoding SPOR domain-containing protein; amino-acid sequence: MNEYNNEQKKRESFEEKKCVCTSTHGLFVPNRQLSTIVAFIMLIPFMSFLGGYFFGIHFGAEDFTHRVEQESFTDQIYASLCVTPQEKDENFVITQDESIEPAQTVDIDASSIAVAHENNDKASIVEPTLSKERFYAQLIGFGTSRAANNFVQRMEENGITTTIKTRKSKTSKGKVVSWYQVVTEPYANKNELLRIVERIKEKEKIKDIQIVTC
- the miaA gene encoding tRNA (adenosine(37)-N6)-dimethylallyltransferase MiaA → MSIQKTKSILIIYGPTGVGKTDCAQIIAQQLPSEIINLDMGQLYTPLTIGTAKPNWRSESTPHHLFDIIDTPRNYSVQEYRDAVIPLIKEIWERDRLPILVGGSGFYLRSLFFPPSVEDLAEYIPDEEISAQNLWQDLYAIDPERAQKIHKHDVYRIKRALSIWQSTGRKPSEYLPRYIPVAPYRIIFLNRERNELYTRINERVHTMIEAGWLDEVRALMGTAWEPFILDKKIIGYDDLIRYFTGEHTTESFQHTISLIQKRTRHYAKRQLTYWRMLQRDLIHSHEHYLRTHANGFGIELDEVNLTFTNLEEYINKLLN
- a CDS encoding CarD family transcriptional regulator, whose amino-acid sequence is MFSLKEKVVYPGHGVAEINRIVKKRTGDTVTNFLELKFINKDMTILVPENNATAVGIRPLSSNKRIQDIFKFLAEPVKEQNPDQPVVNWSKRNKEYQGQLRTGDLHKIGAIYRDLKHISARKELSFGERNLMHQTEALLVEEIAIVEEIQPDQAIERVRSLVP